The following proteins are encoded in a genomic region of Paenibacillus sp. FSL H3-0469:
- a CDS encoding TasA family protein, with the protein MNVKKTLGLGVVSAALGLTLVGGGTFAYFSSTSTSSSSFNNGTLSLKSDPSVIVNLSNLKPGDSILRDFKLINDGTLNIPKVVLHTSSAITDALGDNGSHNFKDDIIVTFLANKDKQELPLLVISLADLEKESPDLVARGIVGAILGGEKSGIKAGTSDNLTIQFAFKETLQPQNYYQGDTLALTLNFEANQEKGSLK; encoded by the coding sequence ATGAACGTCAAAAAAACATTAGGTCTCGGAGTTGTATCGGCAGCATTAGGCTTGACCCTGGTCGGCGGAGGCACCTTCGCTTACTTCAGCAGTACTTCTACTTCTTCATCTTCTTTTAACAACGGAACTTTATCACTTAAATCTGATCCCTCTGTCATTGTTAATCTCAGCAACCTCAAGCCGGGAGACAGCATCTTAAGAGATTTCAAGCTTATAAATGACGGGACGCTTAACATTCCCAAAGTGGTACTGCACACCTCATCGGCTATTACAGACGCTCTGGGAGACAACGGCTCCCATAATTTCAAGGATGATATTATTGTGACCTTCCTCGCGAACAAGGATAAGCAAGAATTGCCGCTCCTGGTCATCTCGCTGGCCGATCTGGAGAAAGAGAGTCCCGATCTCGTGGCCCGGGGAATTGTCGGAGCGATCTTAGGCGGAGAGAAATCCGGCATTAAAGCCGGTACCTCGGATAACCTGACTATCCAGTTTGCCTTCAAGGAAACCCTCCAGCCGCAGAACTATTATCAGGGCGATACGCTTGCGCTGACGCTGAATTTTGAAGCCAACCAGGAAAAAGGCAGTCTCAAATAA
- a CDS encoding signal peptidase I encodes MRIRKIANTIISTLILLVFLVLITAVVISKASGGEPSFFGYQIKTVLSGSMEPGIQTGSIVAIKPGGDMTRFQKGDVITFLNPDNILITHRVVDAELNNALGEASYTTKGDNNDAADTAAVSSTNVVGEYTGVTVPYVGYAMSFAVSKAGSVVLMIIPGLLLLLYALYSSWKAVAALEKKNVSSSAASAGTPDTLTDLVQ; translated from the coding sequence ATGCGCATCCGAAAAATAGCCAATACGATCATCTCCACACTGATTCTGCTAGTGTTCCTGGTGCTGATCACAGCCGTTGTGATCTCCAAAGCCTCCGGCGGCGAGCCCTCCTTCTTCGGCTATCAGATCAAAACGGTATTGTCCGGCTCCATGGAGCCCGGCATCCAGACCGGTTCCATTGTAGCCATTAAGCCGGGCGGGGACATGACCCGTTTTCAGAAAGGCGATGTGATCACTTTTCTGAATCCCGATAATATTCTGATCACCCACCGCGTGGTCGATGCCGAGCTGAACAATGCACTGGGGGAAGCCAGCTACACCACCAAGGGCGACAATAATGATGCCGCCGACACAGCAGCCGTCAGCTCCACGAATGTAGTAGGTGAGTACACCGGTGTAACCGTACCCTATGTGGGCTATGCCATGAGCTTCGCAGTCTCCAAAGCCGGAAGCGTAGTGCTGATGATTATTCCCGGACTGCTGCTGCTCCTCTACGCGCTGTATTCTTCCTGGAAGGCCGTTGCGGCACTGGAAAAGAAAAATGTCTCCTCATCCGCAGCCAGCGCCGGCACCCCTGATACTTTGACTGACCTTGTACAATGA
- a CDS encoding aldo/keto reductase encodes MLKALPLNRRGIPASRIALGCMGLGGGWDREPVTAANMKQGHEALDAALSIGINFFDHADIYTRGKAEKVFGQIFKERPGLREDILLQSKCGIKLMEPGDLSNSFDLSREHILSSVDGTLARLGTEYIDILLLHRPDPLMDPEEVAEALHQLKASGKVRHFGVSNMSAAQIQLLQTYCDEPFIVNQLHMSLSRISWVDAVLSVNRDPWKDITFPEGTMEYCRAGNIQLQAWGPLAQGLFSGRPLEGQPENVVNTAAMVRRLADEKDATPEAIVLAWLMTHPAAIQPVIGTVNPQRIAACAGADQLELSRKEWYELYVTSRGEKLP; translated from the coding sequence TTGCTGAAGGCGTTACCCCTTAACCGGCGCGGCATACCTGCCAGCCGTATCGCGCTGGGCTGCATGGGACTGGGAGGAGGCTGGGACCGCGAACCGGTCACAGCTGCGAATATGAAGCAGGGACATGAGGCACTGGATGCGGCGCTGTCTATAGGTATTAATTTTTTTGATCATGCGGATATTTATACCCGGGGCAAGGCGGAGAAGGTGTTCGGGCAAATCTTCAAGGAACGTCCGGGGCTGCGCGAGGACATTCTCCTCCAGTCTAAATGCGGCATCAAGCTGATGGAGCCGGGAGACCTCTCCAATAGCTTCGACCTCTCCAGGGAGCACATTCTGTCCAGCGTTGATGGAACTCTCGCACGGCTGGGCACAGAGTATATTGATATTCTGCTGCTGCACCGGCCCGATCCGTTAATGGACCCCGAAGAGGTGGCGGAAGCGTTGCATCAGCTCAAGGCCTCCGGCAAGGTGCGCCACTTCGGCGTCTCCAACATGAGCGCCGCCCAGATCCAGCTGTTACAGACCTATTGCGACGAGCCGTTCATTGTCAACCAGCTGCATATGAGCTTGTCCCGGATCAGCTGGGTCGACGCCGTACTCAGCGTGAACCGCGACCCGTGGAAGGACATTACGTTCCCGGAGGGCACCATGGAGTATTGCCGTGCCGGGAATATCCAGCTACAGGCCTGGGGCCCGCTGGCCCAGGGACTCTTCAGCGGACGGCCGCTTGAAGGCCAGCCGGAGAATGTCGTGAATACAGCGGCCATGGTACGGAGACTTGCTGACGAGAAGGACGCGACACCCGAGGCTATCGTGCTGGCTTGGCTGATGACGCATCCCGCAGCCATTCAGCCTGTTATCGGCACAGTGAATCCGCAGCGGATCGCTGCCTGTGCAGGCGCGGACCAGCTAGAGCTATCCCGCAAGGAATGGTATGAGCTGTACGTCACCTCGCGCGGGGAGAAGCTACCCTGA
- a CDS encoding PadR family transcriptional regulator, which yields MVQIKVSGKPMPMKLLILGLLLERNMHPYEITLVMKERSMDQVIKLQTGSLYYAVDKLAAGGHIEAVEIIHSPDRPDKTIYRITDKGKELMEQLILQQIKKSDPPYHPLYMALALARHIDQGKVAKLLEERIREAEHQVNYAYQVYEEHISIVPRSVLHMMYGRYEHSQTELKWLKRLYEDVAVRRLDDIGRPIIGD from the coding sequence ATGGTGCAAATCAAGGTCAGCGGTAAGCCCATGCCGATGAAGCTGCTGATTCTGGGACTTTTGCTGGAGCGGAATATGCATCCCTACGAGATTACCCTGGTCATGAAGGAACGCTCTATGGATCAAGTCATCAAGCTTCAGACCGGTTCCTTATATTACGCCGTGGACAAACTGGCCGCAGGCGGCCACATCGAGGCGGTGGAGATCATTCACAGCCCGGACCGGCCGGATAAGACCATCTACCGCATTACGGATAAAGGCAAAGAATTGATGGAGCAGCTCATTCTCCAGCAGATTAAGAAAAGTGATCCGCCGTATCATCCGCTGTACATGGCCCTTGCCCTCGCGCGTCATATCGACCAGGGCAAGGTGGCGAAGCTGCTGGAGGAACGCATCCGGGAGGCGGAGCATCAGGTGAATTATGCCTATCAAGTATACGAGGAGCATATCTCCATCGTGCCCCGCTCGGTGCTGCATATGATGTACGGCAGATATGAACATAGCCAGACCGAGCTGAAATGGCTGAAGCGCCTGTATGAGGATGTAGCCGTCCGCAGACTGGATGATATCGGCAGACCGATTATCGGAGACTAA
- a CDS encoding MDR family MFS transporter, with the protein MHSKESNLKLVIVGLLLGILMSAMDNTIVAAAMGTIVSDLGGLDKIVWVTSAYMVMVMAGTPIFGKLSDMYGRKRFFIFGLIVFLIGSALCGTSASITQLSIYRAIQGIGGGALMPIAFTIVFDIFPPEKRGKLTGLFGAVFGISSVIGPLLGAYITEYVSWNWIFYINLPIGIVSFFLIMTSYKESITHSKQRIDWGGAFTLVAGIICLMFALELGGNQYAWDSAAILGLFAAFAVLLIAFIIIEKFAAEPVISFAMFRGRLFATSSILGLFYGSAFIVATVYIPIYVQGVYGGSATNSGLILMPMMIGTVIGSQSGGLLTTKTSFRNIMLLSAVCFVGGIYSLSTLTPETPRMALNAFMALTGFGVGFSFSVLSLSSIQHFDMRQRGSATSTSTFMRSLGMTLGITIFGIIQRNHFASELSTAFGDSGQAASFGDPRSALTPEARAQIPAPVLEKITNSLSSSISHTFLWAIVPAVLTVVFVLLMPKDRLLPQGSQHGANQGQR; encoded by the coding sequence ATGCACAGCAAAGAAAGTAATCTCAAGCTCGTCATTGTCGGACTGCTGCTCGGTATTCTGATGTCAGCCATGGATAACACCATTGTTGCCGCAGCTATGGGCACGATTGTCTCCGACCTCGGGGGACTGGATAAAATCGTCTGGGTCACCTCCGCCTACATGGTCATGGTTATGGCCGGAACCCCAATCTTCGGCAAATTGTCCGATATGTACGGACGCAAACGGTTTTTCATCTTCGGGCTTATCGTGTTCCTGATCGGCTCCGCCCTGTGCGGAACGTCGGCGAGCATTACCCAGCTCAGTATTTACCGTGCGATACAAGGGATTGGCGGCGGAGCACTCATGCCGATTGCCTTCACGATTGTCTTTGACATCTTCCCGCCTGAGAAAAGAGGTAAGCTCACCGGACTCTTCGGTGCTGTCTTCGGAATCTCCAGTGTGATCGGGCCTCTGCTTGGTGCGTATATCACCGAGTATGTGAGCTGGAACTGGATTTTCTATATTAACCTGCCCATCGGGATTGTCTCGTTCTTCCTTATTATGACCTCCTACAAGGAATCCATCACGCATTCCAAGCAACGGATTGACTGGGGCGGCGCGTTCACCCTGGTGGCAGGGATTATCTGCCTGATGTTCGCCCTGGAGCTTGGCGGTAATCAGTATGCCTGGGATTCTGCGGCCATTCTCGGACTGTTCGCTGCGTTCGCCGTGCTTCTGATCGCCTTCATTATCATTGAAAAATTCGCGGCAGAGCCGGTCATCTCCTTCGCCATGTTCCGGGGGCGCCTGTTCGCAACCAGCAGTATACTTGGCTTGTTCTATGGTTCAGCATTCATCGTAGCCACGGTATATATCCCAATATACGTCCAGGGGGTATACGGCGGCTCCGCCACCAACTCAGGCCTGATTCTGATGCCGATGATGATTGGCACCGTAATCGGCAGCCAGTCCGGCGGCCTGCTTACCACCAAAACGAGCTTCCGCAACATCATGCTGCTGTCAGCAGTCTGCTTCGTGGGCGGGATCTATTCCCTCAGCACCTTGACCCCGGAGACCCCCCGGATGGCGCTTAATGCCTTCATGGCATTGACCGGCTTCGGTGTGGGCTTCTCCTTCTCCGTGCTCAGCCTGTCTTCGATCCAGCATTTCGACATGCGCCAGCGCGGTTCGGCAACGTCCACCAGTACCTTCATGCGCTCGCTCGGGATGACGCTGGGGATTACAATCTTCGGCATTATCCAGCGTAACCACTTCGCCTCCGAGCTGAGCACAGCCTTCGGAGACAGCGGGCAGGCCGCTTCCTTCGGCGACCCGCGTTCCGCGTTAACACCCGAGGCCAGAGCACAGATTCCGGCGCCTGTACTGGAGAAAATCACGAACTCACTGTCTTCGTCGATCTCACATACCTTCTTGTGGGCCATCGTTCCGGCGGTGCTTACGGTGGTGTTCGTCCTTCTGATGCCGAAGGACCGTCTGCTGCCGCAGGGCAGCCAGCATGGTGCAAATCAAGGTCAGCGGTAA
- a CDS encoding metal-sensitive transcriptional regulator, which yields MRKSHHSPEFKNGLTTRLNRIEGQIRGVKGMIERDTYCDDVLNQLAAVQAALNSVGKLLLEGHMKSCIIERIEAGEHEVIDELLVTVNKLMK from the coding sequence GTGCGTAAGAGTCATCATTCTCCGGAATTCAAGAATGGGCTGACGACCCGGCTGAACCGGATTGAAGGGCAGATCCGCGGAGTCAAAGGCATGATTGAACGGGATACCTATTGTGATGATGTGCTGAATCAGCTGGCGGCGGTGCAGGCGGCCCTGAACAGTGTGGGCAAGCTGCTGCTTGAAGGCCATATGAAGAGCTGCATTATCGAACGGATCGAAGCCGGTGAGCATGAGGTGATTGACGAACTGCTGGTTACGGTGAACAAGCTGATGAAATAA
- the copZ gene encoding copper chaperone CopZ — MSNVTLKVEGMSCGHCVSAVEKAVGGLGAAAKVDLPAKTVAVEFDENKVSLDKIKAAIEDQGYDVV, encoded by the coding sequence ATGTCGAACGTAACACTGAAGGTTGAAGGAATGTCCTGCGGTCATTGTGTAAGTGCTGTAGAGAAGGCTGTCGGCGGCTTGGGTGCAGCGGCGAAGGTAGATCTGCCGGCGAAGACGGTGGCTGTTGAATTCGATGAGAATAAGGTAAGCCTGGATAAGATCAAGGCCGCTATTGAAGATCAGGGCTACGACGTAGTGTGA
- a CDS encoding heavy metal translocating P-type ATPase, whose translation MEKSTESAPQQQATLQITGMTCSACATRIEKGLSRMEGVSRANVNLALEQATVGFDPAAMDVPQIEEKIRSLGYDTLKESADFDITGMTCAACSSRIEKVLGRMPGIAAVNVNLALETAHVEYSPGNVSTAEIMDKVSSIGYKASLKQDRKDIAEQRSEEITRKRNKWMISALLSLPLLWAMAGHFSFTTWIWTPELFMNPWFQLVLATPVQFVIGWQFYVSAYKALKNGSANMDVLVVLGTSAAYFYSLYLTIDSLKMSGMHHTVELYFETSAVLITLILLGKWLEALAKGRSSDAIRSLMGLQAKTALVLRDGAELSIPVEDVVIGDIVLVKPGTKVPVDGEVVEGLSSVDESMLTGESIPVEKKPGDSVIGATMNKNGMLRVKARKVGRDTALAHIIRVVEEAQGSKAPIQRIADVISGIFVPIVIGIAAVTFGVWYIWGAPGQFAEALEKAIAVLVIACPCALGLATPTSIMAGSGRAAEFGILFKGGEHLEAAKGVKVVVVDKTGTVTNGKPVLTDIVATTAIAAQGRVLGENRLLAITAAAEKLSEHPLAEAIVAGAQGRGIDLPPAGQFEAVPGRGVSAVVDGQQVSVGTRRMMVENGLDIEPWTGIMTKLEQEGKTAMLVAVDDAVAGVIAVADTIKDTSREAVARLHAMGIEVIMITGDNKITAQAIADQAGIRTVLAEVLPEGKAEEIRRLQSGGVKVAMVGDGINDAPALATADTGMAIGTGTDVAMEAADITLMRGDLMSIPDAILMSRKTMRNIRQNLFWALAYNTLGIPIAALGFLAPWLAGAAMAFSSVSVVLNALRLQRVKL comes from the coding sequence ATGGAAAAGAGTACAGAGTCCGCCCCGCAGCAGCAGGCCACGCTGCAAATTACCGGAATGACCTGCTCCGCCTGTGCGACGCGGATTGAGAAGGGCTTGTCCCGCATGGAGGGGGTATCCCGGGCGAATGTCAATCTGGCGCTGGAGCAGGCTACGGTAGGCTTCGATCCAGCCGCTATGGATGTGCCGCAGATTGAGGAGAAAATCCGCTCCCTTGGCTACGATACGCTGAAGGAGTCGGCGGATTTCGATATAACAGGAATGACCTGTGCGGCCTGCTCGTCGCGCATTGAGAAGGTGCTGGGACGGATGCCGGGGATCGCGGCTGTGAATGTCAACCTGGCGCTGGAGACTGCCCACGTGGAATATTCGCCGGGCAATGTCAGTACAGCCGAGATTATGGATAAGGTGAGCAGCATCGGCTATAAGGCGTCACTTAAGCAGGACCGGAAGGATATCGCGGAGCAGCGCAGTGAAGAGATTACACGCAAGCGGAATAAGTGGATGATCTCCGCGTTGTTGTCTCTCCCGCTGCTCTGGGCCATGGCGGGCCACTTCTCGTTCACAACCTGGATCTGGACGCCTGAGCTATTCATGAATCCCTGGTTCCAGCTTGTGCTGGCGACCCCGGTTCAGTTCGTGATTGGCTGGCAGTTCTATGTCAGCGCCTATAAGGCGCTCAAGAATGGTAGTGCCAACATGGATGTGCTGGTGGTGCTGGGCACCTCTGCGGCGTATTTTTACAGCTTATACCTGACGATTGATTCGCTGAAAATGAGCGGGATGCACCACACCGTGGAGCTGTACTTCGAGACCAGTGCGGTTCTGATCACGTTAATTCTCTTAGGCAAGTGGTTAGAAGCGCTGGCGAAGGGGCGTTCATCGGATGCGATCCGCAGCCTGATGGGGCTTCAGGCCAAGACAGCGCTGGTGCTGCGTGACGGCGCAGAGCTGAGTATTCCTGTGGAAGATGTAGTGATCGGCGATATTGTGCTGGTGAAGCCCGGCACGAAGGTGCCTGTAGACGGTGAAGTCGTTGAGGGATTGTCCTCCGTCGATGAATCCATGCTCACAGGCGAGAGTATCCCGGTGGAGAAGAAGCCGGGGGATTCCGTAATCGGAGCTACGATGAACAAGAACGGAATGCTGCGGGTGAAAGCCCGCAAGGTCGGCCGTGATACGGCGCTGGCACATATCATTAGAGTCGTGGAGGAAGCGCAGGGCTCGAAGGCACCGATCCAGCGGATTGCTGATGTCATCTCCGGGATCTTCGTGCCGATTGTGATTGGTATTGCTGCTGTAACCTTCGGGGTCTGGTATATCTGGGGAGCGCCGGGGCAGTTTGCAGAGGCCCTGGAAAAAGCCATTGCGGTGCTTGTCATCGCCTGTCCTTGCGCACTGGGACTGGCGACGCCAACCTCCATTATGGCCGGGTCCGGCCGGGCCGCCGAGTTCGGCATCCTGTTCAAGGGCGGGGAGCATCTGGAAGCTGCGAAGGGCGTGAAGGTGGTGGTCGTGGATAAGACCGGGACCGTGACCAACGGCAAGCCTGTGTTGACCGATATTGTAGCAACTACCGCAATTGCTGCGCAAGGCCGGGTGCTTGGCGAGAACCGGCTGCTGGCCATAACAGCGGCTGCGGAGAAGCTCTCGGAGCATCCGCTGGCGGAGGCCATTGTGGCTGGAGCACAGGGCAGAGGAATCGACCTGCCGCCTGCGGGCCAATTCGAGGCGGTACCGGGCCGCGGGGTATCGGCGGTTGTAGACGGCCAGCAGGTAAGTGTAGGCACACGGCGGATGATGGTGGAGAACGGGCTGGATATCGAGCCGTGGACAGGGATCATGACCAAGCTGGAGCAGGAAGGCAAAACAGCGATGCTGGTAGCTGTCGATGATGCGGTAGCGGGAGTGATTGCCGTGGCTGACACGATTAAGGATACCTCACGCGAGGCGGTAGCCCGGCTGCATGCTATGGGTATTGAGGTTATCATGATTACCGGAGACAACAAGATTACGGCCCAGGCGATTGCGGATCAGGCGGGCATCCGCACGGTTCTGGCGGAGGTGCTGCCTGAGGGCAAGGCGGAAGAGATCCGCAGGCTCCAGAGCGGCGGAGTCAAGGTAGCCATGGTCGGTGACGGCATCAACGATGCTCCGGCGCTGGCAACCGCGGATACGGGCATGGCGATCGGCACCGGCACGGATGTGGCGATGGAGGCGGCGGACATCACGCTGATGCGCGGCGATCTGATGAGCATCCCGGATGCGATCCTGATGAGCCGCAAGACCATGCGCAATATCAGGCAGAATCTGTTCTGGGCGCTGGCCTACAATACGCTCGGCATCCCGATTGCGGCGCTCGGCTTCCTGGCCCCTTGGCTGGCCGGAGCCGCGATGGCGTTCAGCTCTGTATCCGTTGTACTGAACGCGCTGCGTTTACAGCGCGTCAAGCTGTAA
- a CDS encoding DMT family transporter, which translates to MHKQGLKLAYSFAVLNAVIIGFSFLFTKVALVHAGPLDTLTFRFAASFAVMSVPVALGWVKVSYRGKPIGRALLLAAMYPLGFFTLQVFGLQRATSAEGGILYSFTPVVTMIIAGIFLKEKTTLLQKLCIFLSVFGVVFIFVMKGSGIQLSNMTGIVLLFMTCLAFAGYSVLARSLSSHFSPAELSYLMMGVGFATFLIISLTGHTVSGTLGEFLNPLGSATFVLSAVYLGVVASLVTTLTSTYILSKIEASLMSVFTNLSTIVSIAAGAIFLGEQITVYHWIGSFLIIAGVIGTNLLGRKKHAAASAAASE; encoded by the coding sequence ATGCACAAACAAGGACTCAAGCTGGCCTACAGCTTCGCCGTACTCAATGCGGTCATTATCGGCTTCTCCTTCCTGTTCACCAAAGTAGCTCTGGTTCATGCCGGGCCGCTCGACACGCTGACCTTCCGGTTCGCTGCCTCCTTTGCCGTGATGTCAGTTCCGGTCGCCCTCGGCTGGGTTAAGGTATCCTACCGGGGCAAGCCGATTGGCCGGGCCCTGCTGCTCGCCGCGATGTATCCGCTCGGCTTCTTCACCCTGCAAGTCTTCGGACTTCAGCGCGCCACCTCAGCCGAGGGAGGCATCCTCTATTCGTTCACTCCGGTGGTGACTATGATCATCGCCGGGATATTCCTGAAAGAGAAGACCACTCTGCTGCAAAAGCTGTGCATCTTCCTCTCGGTATTCGGCGTAGTGTTCATCTTCGTCATGAAGGGAAGCGGCATCCAGCTGTCTAATATGACCGGAATTGTGCTGCTGTTCATGACTTGTCTCGCTTTTGCCGGGTACAGTGTGCTGGCCCGCTCCCTCTCCAGCCACTTCAGCCCCGCTGAGCTCAGCTACCTGATGATGGGGGTCGGCTTCGCCACCTTCCTGATCATTTCGCTTACCGGACATACCGTCAGCGGGACGCTTGGGGAGTTCCTGAATCCGCTGGGAAGCGCAACGTTTGTCCTGTCCGCCGTATATCTGGGGGTGGTAGCTTCGCTGGTCACAACACTGACTTCCACCTATATTTTATCCAAAATCGAGGCCTCACTCATGAGCGTGTTCACCAACCTCTCCACCATCGTATCCATTGCAGCCGGAGCAATTTTCCTGGGAGAGCAGATCACGGTTTATCACTGGATCGGTTCCTTCCTGATCATCGCCGGGGTCATTGGCACGAACTTGCTGGGCCGGAAAAAGCACGCTGCGGCTTCCGCAGCAGCCAGCGAATAA
- a CDS encoding PLP-dependent aminotransferase family protein, protein MNKYHQVITELERQMKEGQYRPGDKLPSVRRASEIYGCSVSTILKAYGELERMHTIYSIPQSGYYMVDKSDDSAAARSEGTVDFASASPDLNVFPYLDFQHCLNKAIDQYKYHLFTYGDALGLATLRRTLVSHLAEYQVFAKAESILITSGIQQALEILARMPFPSGRTEILVEQPGYDIFLRYLEAEGLPVSGIGRSAAGIDLQELEERFASGRFKFFYTMPRYHNPLGTTYSTEERKAIAGLAAKYDVYIAEDDYMADLGIGRRYDPIYAYDQTSHVIYLKSFSKIIFPGLRLGAVVVPELLLESFRSYKGYTDTSLLSQAALEVYIKNGMYGHHRHKIKAMYAKKIRAVYEALGQHNTDGLIEASADSSGIYIQFKLPLTVNLERLVKRLGERKIQVVPGNGFYLPGYQARDKFLRISISRAGLTQIDEGILAIVQEVKRGSGW, encoded by the coding sequence ATGAACAAGTATCATCAGGTGATCACAGAGCTGGAGCGGCAGATGAAGGAAGGGCAGTACCGCCCGGGAGATAAGCTGCCGTCTGTGCGCAGGGCTTCAGAAATCTACGGCTGTAGCGTCAGTACCATACTGAAGGCTTACGGGGAGCTGGAGCGGATGCATACGATCTACTCTATTCCGCAGAGCGGATATTACATGGTGGACAAGAGTGATGATTCGGCAGCGGCTAGAAGCGAAGGGACAGTTGATTTTGCTTCGGCATCGCCGGATCTGAACGTTTTTCCTTACCTGGACTTCCAGCATTGCCTCAATAAGGCGATTGACCAGTACAAATACCATCTGTTCACCTATGGGGATGCCCTGGGGCTTGCGACGCTGCGCCGCACCCTGGTATCGCATCTGGCCGAGTATCAGGTGTTCGCGAAGGCGGAGTCGATCCTGATTACCTCGGGGATTCAGCAGGCGCTGGAGATACTGGCGAGAATGCCTTTTCCCAGCGGCAGGACGGAGATTCTGGTGGAACAGCCGGGGTATGATATTTTTTTGAGGTATTTGGAGGCTGAGGGGCTGCCGGTGAGCGGAATCGGGCGTTCGGCGGCGGGCATTGACCTGCAGGAGCTGGAGGAACGGTTCGCCAGCGGGAGATTTAAATTTTTTTACACGATGCCCAGATATCACAACCCCCTTGGGACAACCTACAGCACAGAAGAGCGCAAGGCCATTGCCGGACTGGCAGCCAAATACGATGTCTATATCGCCGAGGATGATTATATGGCGGATCTGGGGATCGGACGGCGCTATGACCCCATTTATGCGTATGACCAGACTTCCCATGTCATTTATCTCAAAAGCTTCTCCAAAATCATCTTCCCGGGCCTTAGGCTCGGTGCGGTGGTGGTACCGGAGCTGCTGCTGGAGAGCTTCCGCTCCTATAAAGGCTATACAGATACCTCGCTGCTGTCGCAGGCTGCGCTTGAGGTATACATCAAGAACGGAATGTACGGGCATCACAGGCACAAGATCAAAGCCATGTACGCCAAAAAAATCCGCGCGGTATACGAAGCGCTCGGGCAGCATAATACAGACGGCTTAATCGAAGCTTCTGCGGACAGCTCCGGCATCTATATCCAGTTCAAGCTGCCGCTTACCGTTAATCTGGAGCGTCTGGTTAAGCGTCTGGGGGAACGCAAAATTCAGGTGGTACCCGGTAACGGCTTCTATCTGCCGGGCTACCAGGCCCGGGACAAATTCCTGCGCATCAGTATTTCCCGTGCGGGGCTTACGCAGATTGATGAGGGAATCCTGGCGATTGTCCAGGAGGTGAAACGCGGGAGCGGGTGGTAG
- the nfsA gene encoding oxygen-insensitive NADPH nitroreductase: protein MKPTNETLELLNRHTSVRQYQDKPVSDELLAAVIGAGQMASTSSNVQAYTVIAVTEPALKEQLSVLSGNQGYIKQCPVFLVWCADLYRLREASAPHLQGKPSYEDTAENLIVATVDVALAAQNAAVAAESLGLGIVYIGGIRNEIAAVSELLGLPELVYPVFGMCLGYPAAANGIRPRLPQAAVLHHNGYNAEAAVEQARVYDAISSDYMRERTGGQSAASWSEMMAGRLAQPARLHMKEFLLSKGFMQR, encoded by the coding sequence ATGAAACCTACGAATGAAACCCTTGAGCTGTTGAACCGTCATACCTCTGTCCGCCAGTATCAGGACAAGCCGGTCAGCGACGAACTGCTGGCAGCAGTCATTGGAGCGGGGCAGATGGCTTCGACCTCCAGCAATGTCCAGGCGTACACGGTTATTGCTGTAACCGAGCCTGCGCTTAAAGAGCAGCTATCCGTTTTGTCCGGTAATCAGGGCTACATCAAGCAGTGCCCGGTCTTTCTGGTCTGGTGTGCGGACCTGTACCGGCTGCGGGAAGCGTCGGCTCCGCATTTGCAGGGGAAGCCTTCCTATGAGGACACGGCCGAGAATCTCATTGTAGCGACTGTCGATGTGGCGCTGGCTGCGCAGAATGCTGCCGTTGCGGCAGAGTCGCTCGGCCTTGGCATTGTCTACATTGGCGGCATCCGCAATGAGATCGCTGCGGTATCTGAGCTGCTCGGCCTGCCGGAGCTGGTCTATCCGGTCTTCGGCATGTGCCTCGGGTATCCGGCCGCCGCGAACGGCATCCGCCCGCGTCTGCCGCAGGCGGCGGTGCTGCATCATAACGGCTATAATGCCGAAGCCGCAGTGGAACAGGCCCGGGTGTACGACGCGATCTCCAGCGACTACATGCGCGAGCGTACCGGCGGCCAGAGCGCAGCCTCCTGGTCGGAGATGATGGCGGGCCGGCTGGCTCAGCCTGCCCGGCTGCACATGAAGGAATTCCTGCTTAGCAAGGGATTCATGCAGAGGTAG